Proteins from a single region of Streptomyces spinoverrucosus:
- a CDS encoding response regulator transcription factor codes for MTSVLVCDDSPLAREALRRAVATVPGVERVTTAANGEEVLRRWGADRSDLILMDVRMPGLGGVETVRRLLSADPGARIIMLTVAEDLDGVALAVAAGARGYLHKDASRAELRATVTQALADPTWRLAPRRLRSAEMGAAPTLTAREIQVLEGMSHGRSNAEIGRELFLSEDTVKTHARRLFKKLGASDRAHAVALGFRWGLVR; via the coding sequence ATGACTTCCGTCCTCGTCTGCGACGACTCCCCGCTTGCCCGAGAGGCGCTCCGCCGCGCGGTCGCGACCGTGCCCGGTGTCGAGCGCGTGACGACGGCGGCCAACGGCGAGGAAGTCCTCCGCCGCTGGGGTGCCGACCGCTCGGACCTCATTCTGATGGACGTACGCATGCCCGGACTGGGCGGCGTCGAGACGGTGCGGCGGCTGCTGTCCGCCGACCCCGGTGCGCGCATCATCATGCTCACCGTCGCCGAGGACCTCGACGGTGTGGCCCTCGCGGTCGCCGCCGGCGCCCGCGGCTACCTGCACAAGGACGCCTCCCGCGCGGAGCTGCGGGCCACCGTCACGCAGGCGCTCGCCGACCCGACCTGGCGGCTCGCCCCGCGTCGGCTGCGCTCCGCCGAGATGGGGGCCGCGCCGACGCTCACCGCGCGTGAGATCCAGGTTCTGGAGGGCATGAGCCACGGCCGCTCCAACGCCGAGATCGGTCGCGAGCTGTTCCTCTCCGAGGACACCGTCAAGACCCACGCTCGCCGCCTGTTCAAGAAGCTCGGCGCCTCGGACCGGGCGCACGCGGTGGCGCTCGGCTTCCGCTGGGGCCTGGTGCGCTGA
- a CDS encoding MOSC domain-containing protein: MKLLTVNLGRAQAVPYTDHPDGVTGIDKRPAEGAVRVTAPGPKGIGASGLAGDAVCSTRHHGGNDQAVYAMAREDLDAWERELGRPLTNGCFGENLTTSGVDVSGALIGERWRIGRDVVLEVTSGRIPCRTFQGHLGERGWVKRFTERGAPGAYLRVIASGEVRASDPIEIVHRPDHDVTVALQFRAVTTERALLPRLLAAGEALHPEAWDAARKYAEKYGS; this comes from the coding sequence ATGAAGCTTCTGACGGTGAACCTGGGCCGCGCCCAGGCCGTTCCCTACACCGACCACCCCGACGGCGTGACCGGGATCGACAAGCGGCCCGCGGAAGGGGCCGTTCGGGTGACGGCGCCCGGCCCGAAGGGGATCGGGGCGAGCGGGCTGGCCGGGGACGCGGTGTGCAGCACCCGGCACCACGGCGGGAACGACCAGGCCGTGTACGCGATGGCGCGCGAGGACCTCGACGCCTGGGAACGCGAGCTGGGGCGTCCGCTGACCAACGGCTGCTTCGGCGAGAACCTCACGACGTCGGGCGTCGACGTCTCCGGCGCGCTGATCGGCGAGCGCTGGCGGATCGGCCGGGACGTCGTGCTGGAAGTCACCTCCGGGCGGATACCGTGCCGGACCTTCCAGGGTCATCTGGGAGAGCGGGGCTGGGTCAAGCGGTTCACGGAGCGGGGCGCGCCGGGGGCGTATCTGCGGGTGATCGCGTCGGGGGAGGTCCGGGCGAGCGACCCGATCGAGATCGTTCACCGTCCGGACCACGACGTGACGGTGGCCCTGCAGTTCCGCGCGGTCACGACGGAGCGGGCGTTGCTGCCACGGCTGCTGGCGGCGGGCGAGGCCCTGCATCCGGAGGCGTGGGACGCGGCGCGGAAGTACGCGGAGAAGTACGGCTCCTGA
- a CDS encoding LysR family transcriptional regulator, which produces MIEARHLRVLRAVAATGSFSAAGRELGCTQPAVSQQMKALEASVGTPLLVRTGREMRLTQAGEALVRHASGILAGLTAAEEEVAAIAGLRAGRVRLVSFPSGSSTLVPTALAALRAAHPGTRVSLEESEPPHSVDKLRAGDCDVALAFRYEGAAGAEEWDDLVVRPLLTDRLVGLVPERHRLARSQSVAIGELADEPWIAGCPRCRGQLIEVCAGAGFTPRIDFATDDYPAVVGLVGAGLGVAVLPQLAIESVRPRGVRAVTLEPAVRREIVALTLPDLAQVPAVRATLDQLAWAAAR; this is translated from the coding sequence GTGATCGAGGCCCGTCATCTGCGCGTCCTGCGTGCCGTCGCCGCCACCGGCTCCTTCTCCGCGGCGGGGCGCGAGCTGGGCTGCACCCAGCCCGCCGTCAGTCAGCAGATGAAGGCGCTGGAGGCGTCCGTGGGGACGCCCCTCCTGGTGCGCACCGGACGCGAGATGCGGCTGACGCAGGCCGGCGAGGCGCTCGTCCGGCATGCCTCAGGCATCCTCGCCGGGCTCACGGCCGCCGAGGAGGAGGTCGCCGCGATCGCCGGACTGCGCGCCGGACGGGTCCGGCTCGTGTCCTTCCCCAGCGGCAGCTCCACACTCGTACCGACCGCCCTCGCGGCCCTGCGCGCCGCGCACCCCGGCACCCGCGTCTCCCTGGAGGAGTCCGAGCCGCCCCACTCCGTCGACAAGCTGCGGGCCGGAGACTGCGATGTCGCGCTCGCCTTCCGCTACGAGGGAGCGGCGGGCGCCGAGGAGTGGGACGACCTCGTCGTACGGCCGCTGCTGACCGACCGGCTGGTGGGGCTCGTGCCCGAACGGCACCGGCTCGCGCGGTCCCAGTCCGTGGCCATCGGTGAACTCGCCGACGAACCGTGGATCGCGGGCTGCCCGCGCTGCCGGGGTCAGTTGATCGAGGTGTGCGCGGGAGCCGGTTTCACGCCCCGCATCGACTTCGCCACCGACGACTATCCGGCCGTGGTCGGCCTGGTGGGTGCCGGACTCGGCGTGGCGGTCCTGCCGCAGCTGGCGATCGAGTCCGTACGGCCCCGGGGGGTGCGGGCGGTGACCTTGGAACCGGCGGTGCGAAGGGAGATCGTCGCGCTGACGCTGCCCGATCTGGCGCAGGTGCCGGCGGTGCGGGCGACGCTGGATCAGCTGGCGTGGGCGGCGGCCAGGTAG
- a CDS encoding sigma-70 family RNA polymerase sigma factor — protein sequence MRDDEAATAQGAIGALVHRAVDGDEQATHDLLAHVHPLALRYCRTRLSRLPGDARHFVEDLAQEVCVAVLLALPRYRDTGRPFEAFVFAIAAHKVADLQRAAMRHPGSTAVPSDEMPERPDDSLGPEERALLSSDAEWAKKLLANLPENQRELLLLRIAVGLTAEETGQMLGMSPGAVRVAQHRALSRLRALAEQ from the coding sequence ATGCGTGACGACGAGGCGGCCACTGCCCAAGGGGCGATCGGTGCGCTCGTCCATCGCGCGGTCGACGGAGACGAGCAGGCCACGCACGACCTGCTCGCCCATGTCCACCCACTGGCGCTGCGCTACTGCCGCACCCGGCTGTCCCGCCTCCCGGGGGACGCGCGCCACTTCGTCGAGGACCTGGCCCAGGAGGTCTGCGTCGCCGTCCTGCTCGCGCTGCCGCGCTACCGGGACACCGGGCGCCCCTTCGAGGCCTTCGTCTTCGCCATCGCCGCCCACAAGGTCGCCGACCTCCAGCGGGCGGCCATGCGACACCCCGGCTCGACGGCGGTCCCGTCCGACGAGATGCCCGAGCGGCCGGACGACTCGCTCGGCCCCGAGGAGCGAGCGCTGCTCAGCAGTGACGCCGAGTGGGCCAAGAAACTGCTGGCCAACCTGCCCGAGAACCAGCGCGAGCTGCTCCTGCTGCGCATCGCGGTGGGCCTCACGGCGGAAGAGACCGGCCAGATGTTGGGAATGTCACCCGGCGCGGTCCGGGTGGCCCAGCACCGCGCG
- a CDS encoding WhiB family transcriptional regulator has protein sequence MADFSRLPGPNADLWDWQLLAACRGVDSSLFFHPEGERGAARSARENSAKEVCMRCPVRAQCAAHALAVREPYGVWGGLTEDEREELMGRARHRLVSASTTGGNAASNT, from the coding sequence ATGGCAGATTTCTCCCGCCTTCCCGGACCGAACGCGGACTTGTGGGACTGGCAGCTCCTGGCTGCCTGTCGCGGGGTGGACAGCTCGCTGTTCTTCCATCCGGAGGGCGAGCGAGGGGCGGCCCGGAGCGCTCGCGAGAACTCGGCCAAAGAGGTCTGTATGAGGTGCCCGGTCCGCGCACAGTGCGCGGCACACGCGCTGGCGGTGCGCGAACCGTACGGCGTGTGGGGCGGGTTGACCGAGGACGAGCGCGAGGAGCTCATGGGGCGGGCACGCCACCGCCTGGTGTCAGCGTCGACGACGGGCGGAAACGCCGCCTCGAACACGTGA